TCATGGAGTTCCTGTGGTTACCATCTGTGGAGGTCAGGTGGTCTATAAAGATGGAATATTACATGCCAAACCTGGGCAAGGAAGATATGTTCATCGTAATGCCTTCTCTGATTTTGTGTACAAACGTGTGAAGCAAAGAGAAAAGGTAAAACACTTGAATTCATAATAACCATGATAAAACATTAATTACA
Above is a genomic segment from Polypterus senegalus isolate Bchr_013 unplaced genomic scaffold, ASM1683550v1 scaffold_5214, whole genome shotgun sequence containing:
- the LOC120522025 gene encoding dihydropyrimidinase-like codes for the protein MECHGVPVVTICGGQVVYKDGILHAKPGQGRYVHRNAFSDFVYKRVKQREKVNKPKPVRRAPYGGPILSVRNQNEVMSLENKNFHK